The genomic segment TGAATTGCAATAAAAACTTGGAAACATGAGGGTGTTCTTAAACCTTATATCGGTAGAGTACTCCTCAATTTAGACATTCAACCAAAAACACTTGCAAGTGATTTACCGGTTCAAGACTCGGCCACAACAGACATCTTTTACACAAAGTTAGCCAATCTCACAGCAGAACCAAAGTCAGCTGACCTGTGTTGACCAGCAAGCGCCTGTTGCTGCGCTCAGCCAGGGGGAACTGCCCAATTAGGTCACAGGCCTTACGCAGGTCATATAGGAAGTGCTCCAATGCTGACAGGAAGAGAACCCACAGACGCTCCAAAACCTGCCTGTCCTGCACCCCTGAGGGGGCGGAGTCAGAGTCTGAAAGCAAGCGCAGCAGCCGGCAGGACAGCCCTGAAGACACATAAGGGAGATGGAGCAATGAGAGAGTCAGGTGAACACATGAGACAGCGAGaaacacacaggtgagaaggACAGGTGAACCACAGACAGGCGTTACCACTGCAGATCCGGTGAGCCACAGTTCTCGTCTCGTCCAACTCATCTCTCAGGAAGCTGCCGTCAGCTGAGCTACCGAGCGACGCAACCAGCTGCTGGAAACATGAAGTGACCCGACTGAGTGCATCCTGAGCGCGCTCACATTCATGCTGTCGCCGCCGTGCAGCCAGCTCGTCCACTGAACGACGCCAACGACTCATGATGTCGACCACctggagggaggagagaggTAGGACAGGTGCTGTTCAAACATCTGAAACTTTATATCTAAATCTGGGTGATGCTTAGACAAGTAAATGTAAAATCACCTGTATGACCCACCTGTGGATGTGCCTTTATAGAACACCTGTATAAAAGAAGATGTACCTGCTGCAGCTTCTGCCTCTGTGGTGGAGAGCAGTTCTTGCAAGGTTTCTATAAACACTCTTGCTCTTCTCTCTGAGGATAGCGTGTTTTTAATTAACACGCAGCGACCAGCTGATGCCCAAATGCTCCAGGGACTGCACCCACAGGTCCCAAAGGTGTCACTCATGTGACAACTTTTCACCTGAGAGGAACTCGCAGCAGAAAATGATTCAAACGCTTCATGTcacttatgtttatttatttcatcacaAAACTAAACAGCTGATTCTCCAAAGGCTCCGCCCACTACACGGACAGGAAGTGAcactcatcatcatcacaggGTTCATGAATCATTTTACAGACAGGACATCAGGACTGTTAGCATAGCTTAGAATAAGCACAGCTTCAAAGCTAAATACACATGCTAAGCTAGGCTAGCACTTTCCCTCTGTGATTAGTGTTTGTGCTAAGCTAGGCTAACAGCCTGTCAGGTCATGTGACTGTGGGATAAACAGGTGATACAGGTACAGGTGTGTTCTGTAATCAGCAGGTAAAACAGTTTTATGATTGGTGCACAGAGCAGTAACATGTCTCTGATTAGTCAGCAGATGTCTTCTGACTGGAGAGGACTGTCTCCACTTCCTATATGTGTTGATGTCATCACgtagttcaacactgattggccGTATTTCCACCAAGGGGATGTGTGAGGGGGACTTGCTGGTATTCACAGAGGGCGGGGTCAGAGTGATGTCAGAGTGTGATGGCTCAGTCTACAGGCTTTTCTATGGCTACATTTTGTTGTCACGGTAGTGAGTGCGTGCGGGCAGCAAGCGCCTCCATTAGCTCGTGGCAGAGACACTGACAGAAGCCGTAAAGGACGAGCAGCAGCAGCGTGGACGGGACGAGACTGACGAGGACCACGCCCAGCCATAGCTGACCAATCATCAGCAGATAGATCCCCAACGGCAGCGAGCTAAAgtacacctgcacacacagggGGAGTAGCCGCACACACCAGTTACACTGGTTCTGATTTAGTTATGTTCAAACTGGTTAAACTGGTACTTACCAGGCAGAGTGCCCCCAGCAGGCAGCGTGGGAAGCTGCGGGATGTCCAGGCACGACACTTCTGACCCGGGAGGTTGCAGGGCAGCGAGTCCAGGCTGGGAGCACGGTACAGACCCACTACATTGAGCATGCTCAGTGAATCTGAGGACGGCGACTCCTCTGGGAGCTCCATGATGGTGATGACGAGACAGTCCGAGGAGCGGTGGGATGCCTCCTCGCCGCTGCCTGCAGCTCCGCCCCCTGGGAACAGACGCAGAGCTTTACCAAGAGAAATTCCAGACACTATgttattttgactttttaagGAAGGctggagagcaaagtgctctttTTACCCTCCAGGTGGGCGTGTCCCCCCGAGCGCTGATGTCATGTGAAAACTATGGATAAACCAACCAATAATCAATACCTATATCTAAAGTATCCAATAAAGGATACCGCTGACCAATGACAGCGAAGAATACCGCTCAATAACTCAAACAGGTCACTTTATGGCGGAGATTCCCGATTGGATAAATCTACCAGCtggctgtgattggctgactaTCTCGCTCTAACTGTCAGGTTTTTACCTGTCAGACTGCTGGGACTTAGCACTACCTCCCCACCGCTCCCACTTCCTGCTCCACCTCCTCGCCGAGCACGATCCTGACACGACAGGACCGCCAGGATGTGCCGGTCGTCCTCCATCAGCCACACCTGAGGAAGAGGGGGAGGAGACAGTGTGAGTTCAGGTTGTCAGACTCTGACCGTCGAAGAGGAGGAAATGAGGCCACACCTCTTCGTCGGGGACATACGTCTCGTGGCGGCAGAATGGGCAGCTGATTATGGACGGCGAAGACTCTCCTGGAATCACATGATACAACAGGTGATGTCACCAGGTAATGGTCATGCTGGCATCTGCGTGATCCAGCAGCTGACTAGCTGACTATGCTGTAAGCATGTCTACCTGCCAGGTGAACTCACCCATGTCGACCATCTTCTTCAGACACTTGGCGCAGACTCGGTGCAGACAGCCCAGCAGTTTGGGCTTCCGGCTGCGCGTGTCATAGCGGTTATAGCAGATTTTACACTCGAGTTCCTCCAGCGTGTACACCAGAGACTGAGCCCAGGTCTGCACCTGAATGCACCACAGCAACAGGTAAGTCTCCCCGAACACATCGTGGTCTTTGTTCGATCTCTCCAAACTTTACTTGAAATGTTTTCGCTAAATaaatcttttctctctctctgcgacACCGCAGAGATGCATGATGGGTAGTCTCACCTTTCCCTCAATTTCCTGTCCTGGCTCCACCTCCTTCAACAGGCTCATCCTGCTGACTGTTGTCTTCACCTGACGTGAGGGGGAGGTGGGTGCTGGGTGGGGCTTAACTGAGGCTGTTACCTGACTGTGAGACAAACAATGAAAGACATTACTAAACACGTCGAGTACTGTAACTGTGACCGAGCTACAGTTCTGCGTTCCTTGTCTGCAGGTAGAAACACACCTGAGtccaggtcagctgatcagtgAGACAGTCTGAAAGGACGTCCATCCGTCCAGTCAGAAGCAGACGTCCTCCTGGAGAGAAACAACCGtttactttcaaaataagagcacgAGGACTGTCACTCTCATTGATCAGTTATTGATTAGTTATTTACCgatcaaagtgaaaaaataaagtatGAACAGAATAAAAGCTGGACCGGAGCTTCTGTTGTTTCTATCTGCGCTGAACGCTGCTcaggtgtgtttgtttgtacCAATAACAGAGCAGTATTCACAGCAGGTGAAGTGTTCTGCTCAAGCTCCGCCTCCTCACAGACAggtaagttttttttaatccttccCTCACCTGGATGGCCAGATGATGTCAGCACTTGATGATTCCTGGTCCTGCCTGACTGAGATTAAACCATGTGACTCACCTATAGTTTAGGCCGTTTTTTAATCCTGAGGTTTATTGATTCTGTTTGATCTTCTGATGGATCAATGTTTAAGGATGAGCTCTGCAAACACACCTACTACATGTACATGCTACCTGTTACCATGACTACAGGTAGGCGCACCACCTGCAGCTTTAAAAATCAGTCATCAGATCGGTAATAGTTTTCTAACATCTGCCTGAACATCTGTGCTCACTGATTTCTGATCAGATTATTGATTATCAGACGCTcccccccctcacacacacacacacacacacactctcatgtTGCTCACCTGCTGTTGGCAGTTGCTGTAGCGGCAGGTTGCGTTGCTGTGAGTGAAATCGTAGCTCTGTCACTGGTTGCTCTTCATGAAGTTGCTCTCTGTCTCCCAGGCTGAAGCAACGTGCTGATGCTCACATGTCAACTGGATAAACTCCAGGTTGCTGgagttgctgctgctgcaaatGTTGTAGGTTTTAGTTGCTGcagtccctgctgaagacagaAGGTTGAAGCAACATGTTGGCGTAGGATCAGTTGCTGTTTGCTGCAGAAACAAATCAGGACGTGTTTAATTCTGCACAGTTGCCGTCTGGTTGTTGCTGCTGTCTCCGGTTGCTCTCGTGTAGTTGCTCTGCAGTCAGACTGTAGGGCGATGTTGCCGCTGCCCTGCAGCAGGCGatgctgttgctgttgctgctgtctGTTGCTGTGATGTCACTGCGGTAGTTGCCGTCATCAGCCTCATTTACAGTCCGTAGGCGTCTCGCGCCTCCGGCTCACGCGGCAGCGggatgctaacatgctaacgtGCTCTCGGTGTGTCGGTTGCTGCTGTCGCTCCGTCGGTTACCGGAGCTGTTTTCTGTCGGTGACTCACCGTCTCGCCTCCGTATCGCGGCGGCGCGCGTCCGGCGGCGCGGTCACGGTTACCATGGAAACCGTTCAGCAGCGGAATGACGGGAAACTCTGGACGAGACGAACAGGATCGATCTGCTGATCGATTCTGATCGCAGGTTCATTTACCTGTCACACATCTCAGCCTTCACAGGCTCAGCGTGGATTGGACGgtgattttaaatattaaacaccaaaataaaccaatcagagagtaGAAACTTCAGGATTGCCCAATCAAAAGTAAATACAGACtaatccaatccaactttatttataaagcactttaaaatacccagcacaggaccaaagtgctgtacagtaaATAAGTTAAGAACAATAGaattaaacaaaacagaaaaaacacacataatacatacaattaaaattaaaagagcttttttaaacagcatagaatcaactaataaaaactaatataaataaactaaaaaaaataaataaatcaggtgTCAAAGGCCAGGGTGAAGAGATGGGTTTTCAGAAGTGActtaaaaacagagagaagaggCCTGTCTAATCTGTAAAGGCAGCATAAGAGCCGCTACAGTAAGTACCAGGCCAGTATGTTTAAGATAGCTGATGTGGTGGAGAGCAGTGAGGCATGAGATCCATGCTGTCGGGACAGGACTGATACTGTGTTTCTGTCCTGTAAGTTCATGTATGCACTGTACATAAAACATGTCTGTGGGCACTGAGTTATTTACATCAGTTAGCACATTTAAACTACAGCAGCCGAGCTGAGTGCCTTAGATCTCATAAATCAAGACGCACTGCTCTCCTTACATCAGTGCTGGCCCTGGGTTCACCTGGTATCAGACGGGTACCAAAATTTGCAGCAGTAAAAATAATTCAGCTGATCTCAGACCAGCAGCCAGCTGTTTGGTGATTCAGTATCAAAGTGAAGCTGCTTCGCTGAGTGCAgaagatttctttattttaatgacATCAGAAAGCATGTACATGCAAACGATCCGTGAGCGGTGAACGTGAAACTTTATTTGAACTTGTTAACGTTATTTAACGTGATTAACAACTTGAGTCTTCGCGCAGGAACTGTTTGTTCCTCGCACAGGGGGAATCTTTTCGGCGTTGCCACAGTTTCCGGTCGGCTGTGCGTCATTTCCTGTAGTTCCTGTTAAAGGCGGCCTGGCGGGATCTCCGCGggtcagaattttttttaatccggTGTAAATCAGAGCCATCGGAGTCACAAACATGGTGAGTACCGTTTCCGGCGATGGTTCGGGTCCCTGTCGCTGCGGACAGCGCGGTATCGGTTCAGTTACCGCTCATTTAACAGTTTACAGCGGGGAGAGGGAACGTCGCACAGACGTCAGGGAGTAGGTGGTGTTATTGATCAGACCCGGCTCTATCTTCAATGCCGAGTTCGAGTCCACCTCGGGGCTTCACCGAGACCTGGGGGTCCCGGGGCAGTGTCTGGGTTTTACCAGGACACTCTCCTGGTCTCCGTGCCGGTAGGCCTGGTCTCCCCGAGCTGCTGGAGTGGCGCACACGATGAGCGAACTCGGTGGCAAACAGAGAGGCTAAAAGCTAACGGCTAACAGGGTCGAGctaactttatttaaataactatatttaACTTGTGCTACAGACAGGTCACAGGTCAGAGAGGtgcacttttattgggaaaggGGCTTACACCattgggtggctgtagcttaaaaacaaagcagggcatgggaaggttgctggttcaatccctgctgctccagtctgcaggTTAGATTGAAGACACTATCTAGAGTCCTACTGTTTTACCATTGATATGTGCCGACCCTTTGTTATGAAAGGGTCTTACCCGTGTGCTCTAACACCTTATCGACCTGTGCTAGCCCAGGTTACAGGTGAATTATTCTTCAGTTCTACATTG from the Oreochromis aureus strain Israel breed Guangdong linkage group 5, ZZ_aureus, whole genome shotgun sequence genome contains:
- the zgc:109913 gene encoding regulator of G-protein signaling 9-binding protein produces the protein MSRWRRSVDELAARRRQHECERAQDALSRVTSCFQQLVASLGSSADGSFLRDELDETRTVAHRICSGLSCRLLRLLSDSDSAPSGVQDRQVLERLWVLFLSALEHFLYDLRKACDLIGQFPLAERSNRRLLVNTGCVDGVVGVAARVASVQLPWLTSEVEPSPDLTNHITGLETMMSEMQQRVPVAFWSVEATQPAWAEARGEPDDLVESLEDLMEVEIIAGSQKTACCGLGCIA
- the LOC116322136 gene encoding E3 ubiquitin-protein ligase RNF182; translation: MSLLKEVEPGQEIEGKVQTWAQSLVYTLEELECKICYNRYDTRSRKPKLLGCLHRVCAKCLKKMVDMGESSPSIISCPFCRHETYVPDEEVWLMEDDRHILAVLSCQDRARRGGGAGSGSGGEVVLSPSSLTGGGAAGSGEEASHRSSDCLVITIMELPEESPSSDSLSMLNVVGLYRAPSLDSLPCNLPGQKCRAWTSRSFPRCLLGALCLVYFSSLPLGIYLLMIGQLWLGVVLVSLVPSTLLLLVLYGFCQCLCHELMEALAARTHSLP